In one Castor canadensis chromosome 15, mCasCan1.hap1v2, whole genome shotgun sequence genomic region, the following are encoded:
- the Ero1b gene encoding ERO1-like protein beta isoform X2: protein MNRGVLRAGAGQGAAAAVQLLVTLSFLPSVVEAQVAGVLDDCLCDIDSIDNFNTYKIFPKIKKLQEQDYFRYYKVNLKRPCPFWAEDGHCSIKDCHVEPCPESKIPVGIKAGHSNKYLKVANSTKELEDCEQANKLGAINSTLSNQSKEAFIDWARYDDSQDHFCELDDERSPAAQYVDLLLNPERYTGYKGSSAWRVWNSIYEENCFKPRSVYRPLNPLAPGRGEDNGESFYTWLEGLCLEKRVFYKLISGLHASINLHLCANYLLEETWGKPSWGPNIKEFKRRFDPVETKGEGPRRLRNLYFLYLIELRALSKVAPYFERAIVDLYTGNVEEDTNTKTLLLSIFQDTKSFPMHFDEKSMFAGDKKGAKSLKEEFRLHFKNISRIMDCVGCDKCRLWGKLQTQGLGTALKILFSEKEIQKLPENSPSKGFQLTRQEIVALLNAFGRLSTSIRELQNFKVLLQHIR, encoded by the exons ATGAACCGAGGGGTTCTCCGGGCCGGTGCCGGGCAGGGGGCGGCGGCCGCAGTGCAGCTGCTGGTCACCCTGAGCTTCCTCCCGAGCGTCGTCGAGGCCCAG GTGGCTGGAGTTCTGGACGATTGCTTGTGTGATATTGACAGCATTGATAACTTCAATACTTACAAAAtcttccccaaaataaaaaaattacaagagcAAGACTATTTCCGTTATTACAAG GTTAATCTGAAGCGACCATGTCCTTTTTGGGCAGAAGATGGCCATTGTTCAATAAAAGACTGTCATGTGGAGCCCTGTCCAGAG AGTAAAATTCCAGTTGGAATTAAAGCCGGACATTCTAATAAG TACTTGAAAGTGGCAAACAGTACCAAAGAATTAGAAGACTGTGAGCAAGCTAACAAACTGGGAGCGATCAACAGCACATTGAG TAATCAAAGCAAAGAAGCTTTCATTGACTGGGCACGGTATGACGACTCACAGGATCACTTTTGTGAACTTGATG ATGAGAGGTCTCCAGCCGCCCAGTACGTGGACCTGCTGCTGAACCCGGAGCGATACACTGGCTACAAGGGGTCCTCGGCATGGCGAGTGTGGAACAGCATCTACGAGGAGAACTGTTTCAA GCCTCGATCTGTGTATCGTCCTTTAAATCCTCTGGCTCCTGGCCgag GTGAAGATAATG gagAATCATTCTACACATGGCTGGAAG GTTTGTGTCTGGAGAAGAGAGTCTTCTATAAGCTTATATCAGGACTTCATGCCAGTATCAATTTACATCTGTGCGCAAATTACCTTTTGGAAG aAACCTGGGGTAAACCTAGCTGGGGACCTAACATCAAAGAGTTTAAACGTCGCTTTGACCCTGTGGAAACCAAGGGAGAAGGGCCGAGAAGGCTCAGGAACCTGTACTTCCTGTACTTGATCGAGCTCCGAGCTTTGTCAAAGGTGGCCCCTTACTTTGAGCGTGCAATTGTCGATCTTTATACTGGGAATGTGGAAGAAGACACAAACACCAAGACCCTTCTGCTGAGCATCTTTCAGGATACAAA GTCCTTTCCTATGCACTTTGATGAAAAATCCATGTTTGCAGGTGACAAAAAGGGGGCCAAATCATTAAAG GAGGAATTCCGGTTACATTTCAAGAATATCTCCCGAATTATGGACTGCGTTGGGTGTGACAAGTGCAGATTATGGGGGAAACTACAG ACTCAGGGCTTAGGAACTGCCTTGAAGATACTattctctgaaaaagaaatccaaaagctTCCGGAGAACAGTCCATCTAAAGGCTTCCAGCTTACTCGGCAGGAAATAGTTGCTCTTTTAAATGCTTTCGGAAG
- the Ero1b gene encoding ERO1-like protein beta isoform X1 produces the protein MNRGVLRAGAGQGAAAAVQLLVTLSFLPSVVEAQVAGVLDDCLCDIDSIDNFNTYKIFPKIKKLQEQDYFRYYKVNLKRPCPFWAEDGHCSIKDCHVEPCPESKIPVGIKAGHSNKYLKVANSTKELEDCEQANKLGAINSTLSNQSKEAFIDWARYDDSQDHFCELDDERSPAAQYVDLLLNPERYTGYKGSSAWRVWNSIYEENCFKPRSVYRPLNPLAPGRGEDNGESFYTWLEGLCLEKRVFYKLISGLHASINLHLCANYLLEETWGKPSWGPNIKEFKRRFDPVETKGEGPRRLRNLYFLYLIELRALSKVAPYFERAIVDLYTGNVEEDTNTKTLLLSIFQDTKSFPMHFDEKSMFAGDKKGAKSLKEEFRLHFKNISRIMDCVGCDKCRLWGKLQTQGLGTALKILFSEKEIQKLPENSPSKGFQLTRQEIVALLNAFGRLSTSIRELQNFKVLLQHIRYHCM, from the exons ATGAACCGAGGGGTTCTCCGGGCCGGTGCCGGGCAGGGGGCGGCGGCCGCAGTGCAGCTGCTGGTCACCCTGAGCTTCCTCCCGAGCGTCGTCGAGGCCCAG GTGGCTGGAGTTCTGGACGATTGCTTGTGTGATATTGACAGCATTGATAACTTCAATACTTACAAAAtcttccccaaaataaaaaaattacaagagcAAGACTATTTCCGTTATTACAAG GTTAATCTGAAGCGACCATGTCCTTTTTGGGCAGAAGATGGCCATTGTTCAATAAAAGACTGTCATGTGGAGCCCTGTCCAGAG AGTAAAATTCCAGTTGGAATTAAAGCCGGACATTCTAATAAG TACTTGAAAGTGGCAAACAGTACCAAAGAATTAGAAGACTGTGAGCAAGCTAACAAACTGGGAGCGATCAACAGCACATTGAG TAATCAAAGCAAAGAAGCTTTCATTGACTGGGCACGGTATGACGACTCACAGGATCACTTTTGTGAACTTGATG ATGAGAGGTCTCCAGCCGCCCAGTACGTGGACCTGCTGCTGAACCCGGAGCGATACACTGGCTACAAGGGGTCCTCGGCATGGCGAGTGTGGAACAGCATCTACGAGGAGAACTGTTTCAA GCCTCGATCTGTGTATCGTCCTTTAAATCCTCTGGCTCCTGGCCgag GTGAAGATAATG gagAATCATTCTACACATGGCTGGAAG GTTTGTGTCTGGAGAAGAGAGTCTTCTATAAGCTTATATCAGGACTTCATGCCAGTATCAATTTACATCTGTGCGCAAATTACCTTTTGGAAG aAACCTGGGGTAAACCTAGCTGGGGACCTAACATCAAAGAGTTTAAACGTCGCTTTGACCCTGTGGAAACCAAGGGAGAAGGGCCGAGAAGGCTCAGGAACCTGTACTTCCTGTACTTGATCGAGCTCCGAGCTTTGTCAAAGGTGGCCCCTTACTTTGAGCGTGCAATTGTCGATCTTTATACTGGGAATGTGGAAGAAGACACAAACACCAAGACCCTTCTGCTGAGCATCTTTCAGGATACAAA GTCCTTTCCTATGCACTTTGATGAAAAATCCATGTTTGCAGGTGACAAAAAGGGGGCCAAATCATTAAAG GAGGAATTCCGGTTACATTTCAAGAATATCTCCCGAATTATGGACTGCGTTGGGTGTGACAAGTGCAGATTATGGGGGAAACTACAG ACTCAGGGCTTAGGAACTGCCTTGAAGATACTattctctgaaaaagaaatccaaaagctTCCGGAGAACAGTCCATCTAAAGGCTTCCAGCTTACTCGGCAGGAAATAGTTGCTCTTTTAAATGCTTTCGGAAG
- the Ero1b gene encoding ERO1-like protein beta isoform X3 — MVKYASFLQLNLLQWRKLVFCQRPALLYWICHTPHPFMPPFWIASLFLHSCKVNLKRPCPFWAEDGHCSIKDCHVEPCPESKIPVGIKAGHSNKYLKVANSTKELEDCEQANKLGAINSTLSNQSKEAFIDWARYDDSQDHFCELDDERSPAAQYVDLLLNPERYTGYKGSSAWRVWNSIYEENCFKPRSVYRPLNPLAPGRGEDNGESFYTWLEGLCLEKRVFYKLISGLHASINLHLCANYLLEETWGKPSWGPNIKEFKRRFDPVETKGEGPRRLRNLYFLYLIELRALSKVAPYFERAIVDLYTGNVEEDTNTKTLLLSIFQDTKSFPMHFDEKSMFAGDKKGAKSLKEEFRLHFKNISRIMDCVGCDKCRLWGKLQTQGLGTALKILFSEKEIQKLPENSPSKGFQLTRQEIVALLNAFGRLSTSIRELQNFKVLLQHIRYHCM, encoded by the exons ATGGTTAAATATGCCAGTTTTCTGCAGCTCAATCTACTGCAGTGGAGGAAGCTGGTCTTCTGTCAGAGACCAGCCCTTCTCTACTGGATCTGCCATACCCCTCACCCCTTCATGCCTCCATTTTGGATTGCATCTCTATTTCTGCATTCCTGCAAG GTTAATCTGAAGCGACCATGTCCTTTTTGGGCAGAAGATGGCCATTGTTCAATAAAAGACTGTCATGTGGAGCCCTGTCCAGAG AGTAAAATTCCAGTTGGAATTAAAGCCGGACATTCTAATAAG TACTTGAAAGTGGCAAACAGTACCAAAGAATTAGAAGACTGTGAGCAAGCTAACAAACTGGGAGCGATCAACAGCACATTGAG TAATCAAAGCAAAGAAGCTTTCATTGACTGGGCACGGTATGACGACTCACAGGATCACTTTTGTGAACTTGATG ATGAGAGGTCTCCAGCCGCCCAGTACGTGGACCTGCTGCTGAACCCGGAGCGATACACTGGCTACAAGGGGTCCTCGGCATGGCGAGTGTGGAACAGCATCTACGAGGAGAACTGTTTCAA GCCTCGATCTGTGTATCGTCCTTTAAATCCTCTGGCTCCTGGCCgag GTGAAGATAATG gagAATCATTCTACACATGGCTGGAAG GTTTGTGTCTGGAGAAGAGAGTCTTCTATAAGCTTATATCAGGACTTCATGCCAGTATCAATTTACATCTGTGCGCAAATTACCTTTTGGAAG aAACCTGGGGTAAACCTAGCTGGGGACCTAACATCAAAGAGTTTAAACGTCGCTTTGACCCTGTGGAAACCAAGGGAGAAGGGCCGAGAAGGCTCAGGAACCTGTACTTCCTGTACTTGATCGAGCTCCGAGCTTTGTCAAAGGTGGCCCCTTACTTTGAGCGTGCAATTGTCGATCTTTATACTGGGAATGTGGAAGAAGACACAAACACCAAGACCCTTCTGCTGAGCATCTTTCAGGATACAAA GTCCTTTCCTATGCACTTTGATGAAAAATCCATGTTTGCAGGTGACAAAAAGGGGGCCAAATCATTAAAG GAGGAATTCCGGTTACATTTCAAGAATATCTCCCGAATTATGGACTGCGTTGGGTGTGACAAGTGCAGATTATGGGGGAAACTACAG ACTCAGGGCTTAGGAACTGCCTTGAAGATACTattctctgaaaaagaaatccaaaagctTCCGGAGAACAGTCCATCTAAAGGCTTCCAGCTTACTCGGCAGGAAATAGTTGCTCTTTTAAATGCTTTCGGAAG
- the Ero1b gene encoding ERO1-like protein beta isoform X4 yields the protein MNRGVLRAGAGQGAAAAVQLLVTLSFLPSVVEAQVAGVLDDCLCDIDSIDNFNTYKIFPKIKKLQEQDYFRYYKVNLKRPCPFWAEDGHCSIKDCHVEPCPESKIPVGIKAGHSNKYLKVANSTKELEDCEQANKLGAINSTLSNQSKEAFIDWARYDDSQDHFCELDDERSPAAQYVDLLLNPERYTGYKGSSAWRVWNSIYEENCFKPRSVYRPLNPLAPGRGEDNGESFYTWLEGLCLEKRVFYKLISGLHASINLHLCANYLLEETWGKPSWGPNIKEFKRRFDPVETKGEGPRRLRNLYFLYLIELRALSKVAPYFERAIVDLYTGNVEEDTNTKTLLLSIFQDTKRNSGYISRISPELWTALGVTSADYGGNYRLRA from the exons ATGAACCGAGGGGTTCTCCGGGCCGGTGCCGGGCAGGGGGCGGCGGCCGCAGTGCAGCTGCTGGTCACCCTGAGCTTCCTCCCGAGCGTCGTCGAGGCCCAG GTGGCTGGAGTTCTGGACGATTGCTTGTGTGATATTGACAGCATTGATAACTTCAATACTTACAAAAtcttccccaaaataaaaaaattacaagagcAAGACTATTTCCGTTATTACAAG GTTAATCTGAAGCGACCATGTCCTTTTTGGGCAGAAGATGGCCATTGTTCAATAAAAGACTGTCATGTGGAGCCCTGTCCAGAG AGTAAAATTCCAGTTGGAATTAAAGCCGGACATTCTAATAAG TACTTGAAAGTGGCAAACAGTACCAAAGAATTAGAAGACTGTGAGCAAGCTAACAAACTGGGAGCGATCAACAGCACATTGAG TAATCAAAGCAAAGAAGCTTTCATTGACTGGGCACGGTATGACGACTCACAGGATCACTTTTGTGAACTTGATG ATGAGAGGTCTCCAGCCGCCCAGTACGTGGACCTGCTGCTGAACCCGGAGCGATACACTGGCTACAAGGGGTCCTCGGCATGGCGAGTGTGGAACAGCATCTACGAGGAGAACTGTTTCAA GCCTCGATCTGTGTATCGTCCTTTAAATCCTCTGGCTCCTGGCCgag GTGAAGATAATG gagAATCATTCTACACATGGCTGGAAG GTTTGTGTCTGGAGAAGAGAGTCTTCTATAAGCTTATATCAGGACTTCATGCCAGTATCAATTTACATCTGTGCGCAAATTACCTTTTGGAAG aAACCTGGGGTAAACCTAGCTGGGGACCTAACATCAAAGAGTTTAAACGTCGCTTTGACCCTGTGGAAACCAAGGGAGAAGGGCCGAGAAGGCTCAGGAACCTGTACTTCCTGTACTTGATCGAGCTCCGAGCTTTGTCAAAGGTGGCCCCTTACTTTGAGCGTGCAATTGTCGATCTTTATACTGGGAATGTGGAAGAAGACACAAACACCAAGACCCTTCTGCTGAGCATCTTTCAGGATACAAA GAGGAATTCCGGTTACATTTCAAGAATATCTCCCGAATTATGGACTGCGTTGGGTGTGACAAGTGCAGATTATGGGGGAAACTACAG ACTCAGGGCTTAG